The DNA segment CCACTATACAATTAATAAACCAGACAGCAGGATGTTTTTCATAAAAACCGAAAGGGAGATAGCATAAAAAAGCCCTTCAGTAAAGCCTATAATTTACATGGTGCCGGGTTTACAGCATTAAGCAAAACATTTCATACAAACTGACAAGCAGAATCAGGCTGTCGAACCTTTGTCATATGCCTGTTGGGCTTCTTTGCGAAGTTCTTCCTCTTGCCCGGCGTACCTTGGGGAGAAATGGAAGATAGTAAACTGTTTTACATTTGCCATTGCTGCGATCGTGCCTGCCTGGCGGGCGGTGAGATGATTTTTGGTTTCGGCAATATTTTTATGTTTATCAAGAAAAGCCGCCTCTATGAAAAGATGATCCGAATCTTTAGCAAATTCGATCATTTTTTCTGTATTGGACTCGTTATACACCACGTCTGCGATATAAGTTATTTTCTGACCCGGCGTTATGATAGCGATTTGTTTAACAAGATCAGCTAAAATAAATTTCTTTTTTGCTGAAACTCCCTTGCTGATATTTACTTCAAATTCCGAATTCAAGGGCCGGTGGTTGAATAAAGCCTGCTTAAACTCATGAAGCCACGGGCCTGTTTCCAGACCAAGAAAATCCAAACCGTCTTTTTTTATATTGACATGAAAACGTTCCCTGATAGCAAATCCCA comes from the Thermodesulfobacteriota bacterium genome and includes:
- a CDS encoding MBL fold metallo-hydrolase, with the translated sequence MRPLFHPRLVNSVFDDPGLFIPFLLEKRAVLFDLGDIHSLSAKDILKISHVFITHTHIDHFCGFDRLLRLFLGREKLIYMYGPAGFLKNIEGKLSAYSWNLVDSFSNQFAFHLTEVHEKHLITNLYMCRHKFRPVRPPEKKPFSSILYEEPALSISTVVLDHSIPCLGFAIRERFHVNIKKDGLDFLGLETGPWLHEFKQALFNHRPLNSEFEVNISKGVSAKKKFILADLVKQIAIITPGQKITYIADVVYNESNTEKMIEFAKDSDHLFIEAAFLDKHKNIAETKNHLTARQAGTIAAMANVKQFTIFHFSPRYAGQEEELRKEAQQAYDKGSTA